The [Bacillus] selenitireducens MLS10 genome includes a region encoding these proteins:
- the tenA gene encoding thiaminase II, producing the protein MTFSDRLRSKLGPVWRQNHEHPFVKGLGSGELEETKFRFFMVQDYLYLIEYAKLFAIGTVKATDLKTMQTFATLLESTMNSEMALHREYAKEFGISEEELEQAEPSPVTLAYTHYMLHVGNNGGLAELVAALLPCMWSYAEIGKELEGVPGAVEGPYGEWIRTYADEEFQSLNRQTIDLLDELAEGKPERELKRLEEIFLNTTRFEYLFWDMSYKEDMWPEGEEA; encoded by the coding sequence ATGACATTCAGTGATCGATTGCGATCAAAACTCGGGCCGGTCTGGCGGCAGAATCATGAGCACCCGTTTGTCAAGGGTCTCGGGAGCGGTGAACTCGAAGAAACGAAGTTCCGGTTCTTTATGGTTCAGGACTATCTGTACCTCATCGAGTATGCCAAGCTGTTTGCCATTGGTACGGTCAAGGCGACGGATCTGAAGACGATGCAGACGTTTGCGACGCTCCTTGAGAGTACGATGAACTCGGAGATGGCGCTGCACAGGGAGTACGCAAAGGAATTCGGGATTTCTGAAGAAGAGCTTGAACAGGCGGAGCCTTCACCTGTCACGCTCGCCTATACGCACTATATGCTTCACGTCGGGAATAACGGCGGGCTCGCAGAGCTCGTTGCGGCGCTGTTGCCGTGTATGTGGAGCTATGCCGAGATCGGCAAAGAACTCGAAGGAGTTCCGGGGGCCGTGGAAGGTCCATACGGAGAATGGATCCGTACTTACGCCGATGAGGAGTTTCAGTCGCTGAACAGACAGACCATTGATCTGTTGGATGAGCTCGCAGAAGGTAAACCGGAGCGGGAACTGAAGCGTTTGGAAGAGATCTTTTTAAATACAACGAGGTTTGAATATTTATTTTGGGACATGTCCTACAAAGAGGATATGTGGCCTGAGGGGGAAGAAGCATGA
- a CDS encoding ABC transporter ATP-binding protein: MTPVTNIPDLAFENVSFSYEQNGKQICLFNSLSLHVNHGEFLSILGPSGVGKSTFFRLAAGLEQPDSGDILIRGKPVQPGETGYMPQEDLLMSWRTVLENGLLPLEIQGVNRRQAKEEIRTLLTQFGLGGTEDRYPHELSGGMRQRVSFLRAIAGGKRLLLLDEPFSALDSITRFHMQAWLLKQWQSLERTIVFITHDIEEALFLSDRIVLMTGRSGTDAIRHIDVPIPRPRTDAHRRDEAFLNLKTALLNDLRNGGDA, translated from the coding sequence ATGACACCTGTAACGAATATCCCGGATCTCGCATTCGAGAACGTGTCATTCTCCTATGAACAAAACGGAAAGCAAATCTGTCTGTTTAACAGCCTGAGCCTCCACGTGAATCATGGCGAGTTCCTCTCGATTCTCGGGCCGAGCGGTGTAGGTAAATCAACCTTCTTCCGTCTCGCCGCCGGACTCGAGCAACCTGACTCCGGCGACATTCTGATCAGGGGAAAGCCGGTTCAGCCCGGTGAGACGGGCTATATGCCCCAGGAAGACCTGTTAATGAGTTGGCGCACCGTCCTTGAGAACGGCCTTTTACCCCTCGAGATTCAGGGGGTCAACCGCCGTCAGGCTAAAGAGGAGATCCGCACCCTCCTCACGCAGTTCGGGCTCGGCGGAACCGAGGACCGCTATCCGCACGAACTGTCAGGCGGCATGCGGCAGCGTGTCAGCTTCTTACGGGCCATCGCCGGTGGCAAACGCCTCCTTCTCCTTGATGAACCGTTCAGCGCACTCGATTCCATCACCCGCTTTCACATGCAGGCATGGCTCCTCAAGCAGTGGCAATCCCTTGAGCGGACCATCGTGTTTATCACGCACGACATTGAAGAAGCTCTGTTTCTCTCGGACCGGATCGTCCTCATGACCGGCCGCTCGGGGACTGATGCCATCCGGCACATCGACGTCCCGATTCCAAGACCGAGAACCGATGCACACCGCCGTGATGAGGCATTCCTCAACCTGAAAACAGCGCTTTTGAACGATCTCAGAAACGGAGGAGATGCCTGA
- a CDS encoding ABC transporter permease → MKTCKRLLSLYGGSLLLTAVFLAVWETGARLYDRSFILPAPSAIIVRLYELADVLMLVHLPATLAVILTGLLISTVFGVALAVWMTMSPTAERTFYPIIIASQTIPIIALAPIFVLWFGYSMWSKVAVTVLITFFPITVNTFDGIRQVNRDMQDLLKTMGASKRQLFMKLTVPASLPAFYSGLKVAVTLSVIGAAIGEWLGASRGLGYFSRRMMTQMDGAGVFAPIVLLSLLGILLFLAVKVLEYYTLKGRTSS, encoded by the coding sequence ATGAAGACCTGTAAAAGACTCCTCAGCCTGTACGGCGGTTCCCTGTTGCTCACAGCCGTATTTCTCGCCGTTTGGGAAACCGGAGCGCGTCTGTATGACCGGTCGTTTATCTTGCCTGCACCGTCGGCCATCATCGTCAGGCTTTACGAACTCGCCGATGTGCTCATGCTTGTGCATCTCCCGGCGACTCTCGCCGTCATCCTGACCGGCCTCCTGATCTCCACCGTATTTGGCGTCGCCCTTGCCGTATGGATGACGATGAGCCCCACCGCAGAGCGGACGTTTTACCCGATCATCATCGCCTCACAGACGATTCCGATCATCGCCCTCGCGCCGATCTTCGTACTCTGGTTTGGCTACAGCATGTGGAGCAAAGTTGCCGTCACCGTGCTCATCACCTTTTTCCCGATTACCGTTAACACCTTCGACGGGATCCGGCAGGTGAACCGGGATATGCAGGACCTCTTGAAAACGATGGGGGCATCGAAGCGACAACTGTTCATGAAGCTCACCGTCCCTGCCTCTTTGCCCGCCTTTTATTCCGGTCTGAAGGTCGCCGTCACATTGAGCGTCATCGGTGCTGCCATCGGGGAATGGCTCGGGGCGAGCCGCGGGCTCGGCTACTTCAGCCGCCGGATGATGACCCAGATGGACGGGGCCGGCGTCTTCGCCCCCATCGTCCTGTTGTCACTGCTTGGCATTCTGTTGTTTTTGGCTGTTAAAGTACTCGAATATTACACCTTGAAAGGGAGGACTTCCTCATGA
- a CDS encoding ABC transporter substrate-binding protein produces the protein MTIKHLLTASMALFLTACSADSSTDVEATEDQELEDVSIMLDWYPNAVHSYLYTAMEQGYFEEEGIELSIRFPANPTDPLSLAATGDITIGITYQPDVITARNQGIPVVSIAAIARSPLNHIIYTDDAIESPADLAGKQVGYPGIPVNEPMIDTMVRHAGGDPNEVELIDVGFELGSSAVSGRVDAVSGAYINHEVPVLRYQGHEVHYFNPVDYGVPPFYELVMVTSEETLDENQPLIEAFWRAASRGFDDMQADPDGSLDVLFTHEDQENFPLIREVEEESLGILLEKMTLDGATFGSQYADDWQATIDWLYESGFIEEKPDTEDSFINLVED, from the coding sequence ATGACGATCAAACACCTGCTCACAGCAAGTATGGCTCTGTTTCTCACTGCCTGTTCTGCCGATTCTTCGACAGACGTTGAAGCAACGGAGGATCAGGAGCTTGAAGACGTATCCATTATGCTCGACTGGTACCCGAATGCCGTTCACAGCTATCTCTACACCGCCATGGAACAAGGCTACTTTGAAGAGGAGGGGATCGAGCTTTCGATCCGTTTCCCTGCAAATCCGACAGACCCCCTCTCCCTTGCTGCGACGGGAGATATCACGATTGGCATCACCTATCAGCCTGACGTCATCACGGCAAGGAACCAGGGGATTCCCGTCGTCTCCATCGCCGCCATTGCCCGTTCGCCTTTGAACCATATTATTTATACCGATGACGCGATCGAATCCCCGGCAGACCTCGCAGGAAAACAGGTCGGCTATCCGGGGATCCCCGTCAACGAACCGATGATCGACACGATGGTTCGCCATGCCGGCGGGGACCCTAATGAGGTGGAACTCATCGATGTCGGCTTTGAACTCGGCTCATCCGCCGTGTCCGGTCGCGTTGACGCCGTATCTGGGGCGTATATCAATCACGAAGTACCGGTTCTCCGTTATCAGGGACATGAGGTTCATTACTTTAATCCGGTGGACTACGGGGTCCCGCCGTTTTATGAACTCGTCATGGTCACAAGCGAAGAGACCCTGGATGAAAACCAGCCGCTCATCGAAGCCTTTTGGCGTGCCGCATCCCGCGGATTTGATGACATGCAGGCGGATCCTGACGGAAGCCTTGACGTCCTCTTTACGCACGAAGATCAGGAGAACTTCCCGCTGATCCGAGAAGTGGAAGAAGAGAGTCTCGGGATCCTCCTCGAAAAAATGACCCTTGACGGCGCCACTTTCGGCAGTCAGTACGCCGACGACTGGCAGGCCACCATCGACTGGCTCTACGAGAGCGGCTTCATAGAAGAGAAGCCTGATACCGAAGACAGTTTCATCAATCTTGTTGAAGACTGA
- a CDS encoding DNA topology modulation protein has protein sequence MKRIAIIGSPGAGKSTFARALSDALDLPLYHLDRLMWKPGWILASREDQIRLQEEIVRRDSWILDGNYGATMGIRLEAADTVIFLDRSRYVCLYHVLKRRIQYRNKPRPDMTEGNHERLNTEFLRYVWSFPKDKRPALLESIRQLKSNQRLYTAKTTKDVKRPLNSLTTHESPKL, from the coding sequence ATGAAACGAATCGCCATCATCGGCTCACCAGGCGCGGGCAAATCGACCTTTGCACGGGCACTCTCTGACGCCCTTGACCTTCCTTTGTATCACCTGGACCGGCTCATGTGGAAACCCGGCTGGATCCTCGCGAGCCGCGAGGACCAAATCAGGCTGCAAGAAGAGATCGTCCGTCGTGACAGCTGGATTCTTGACGGCAATTACGGCGCGACGATGGGTATCCGCCTTGAAGCTGCCGATACAGTCATCTTTCTTGACCGGAGCCGCTATGTTTGCCTCTATCACGTTCTCAAACGTCGGATCCAGTACAGAAACAAGCCGAGACCGGATATGACTGAAGGTAACCACGAGCGTCTGAACACGGAGTTCCTCCGCTATGTCTGGTCGTTCCCGAAAGACAAACGGCCTGCACTCCTTGAATCCATCCGGCAGCTGAAGTCCAATCAGCGCCTGTACACAGCTAAAACCACGAAAGACGTCAAACGCCCGTTAAACAGTCTGACCACACATGAATCTCCGAAGCTGTGA
- a CDS encoding DegV family protein — MEMLNHRQFYDMLMSGAHEIIHHQKELNDINVFPVADGDTGNNLAYLMETIIRETRWTDPSVKTLEDVKQACMRGSRGNSGMIFSQFIISMCNYLIRHDEVAATPFLDMCDASVDSAVGAVSDPKEGTVLTVMQAWVSSMKEEHHHTSNIEHLLQKSYAITEAAMEKTKTQMEVFRINDVVDAGAKGFVHFLDGLIKRQEVPERKEGEAPALFVDETVHAMKETDEIPFRYCSEYLVELNPHESIDTLRQSMSEYGDSIVLVSDNQLGKVHIHTNDPADIADMLVQKGKVVYQKVEDMRRQYESIYRRKSPIAFVVDSACDLPKELFDHHQIHMIPLNLEVESSNYLDKVTLDAERFYEILDAGTTQPKSSQPSLLSVETLYKSLLQQYDSVISLHVSQKLSGTFDVCKKAAEQVDPSRIHVVNSRTLSGAFGLLAYETAADIEAGKSFEEVKEALYQRIARSEILVSVKNLKHMIRGGRVSPLQGKVARLLNMKPIVSVDGDGNSLLYGKTFFSSSSVGKMFKQVEAIHSRHGVKSYVLLNAGAPEAMADCEANMKRITGQEPLYTTSVSPVIGGNAGKGAISVAMMLNEDNARGGA; from the coding sequence ATGGAGATGCTGAACCATCGTCAGTTTTATGACATGCTCATGTCTGGCGCCCATGAAATCATTCATCACCAGAAGGAATTGAACGACATTAACGTGTTTCCCGTGGCAGACGGGGATACGGGCAATAACCTCGCCTATTTAATGGAGACCATCATCAGGGAAACGCGCTGGACGGATCCGTCCGTCAAGACCCTCGAAGATGTGAAGCAGGCCTGTATGCGCGGATCTCGCGGGAATTCGGGGATGATCTTTTCCCAGTTTATTATCTCCATGTGCAACTACCTGATCCGGCATGATGAGGTGGCGGCGACACCGTTCCTCGATATGTGTGACGCGTCGGTGGACAGTGCCGTCGGGGCAGTATCTGACCCGAAAGAAGGAACGGTACTGACCGTTATGCAAGCCTGGGTATCGAGTATGAAAGAAGAGCACCATCATACGTCAAATATCGAGCACCTTCTTCAGAAATCCTATGCGATCACCGAGGCGGCAATGGAAAAGACGAAAACGCAGATGGAAGTCTTCCGGATCAATGATGTCGTGGATGCAGGGGCGAAAGGCTTTGTCCATTTTCTCGACGGCCTGATCAAACGTCAGGAGGTTCCTGAGCGCAAGGAAGGAGAGGCCCCGGCATTGTTTGTCGATGAAACGGTGCACGCGATGAAAGAGACGGACGAGATCCCGTTTCGCTACTGCTCCGAATACCTTGTCGAACTCAATCCTCATGAATCCATTGACACACTGCGCCAGTCGATGTCGGAGTACGGTGATTCGATTGTGTTGGTGAGTGACAATCAGCTCGGCAAAGTGCATATCCACACGAATGACCCGGCAGACATTGCCGATATGCTCGTGCAAAAAGGCAAGGTGGTCTATCAGAAGGTTGAAGACATGAGAAGGCAGTATGAGAGCATCTACAGAAGGAAATCACCGATTGCCTTCGTCGTTGATTCTGCCTGTGATCTGCCCAAAGAGCTGTTTGATCACCACCAAATCCATATGATTCCGTTGAATCTTGAAGTGGAATCCTCAAACTATCTCGATAAAGTGACCCTTGATGCAGAGCGCTTCTATGAGATTCTCGATGCCGGTACGACGCAGCCGAAGAGTTCCCAGCCGTCCCTGTTGAGCGTGGAGACGCTTTACAAGTCTCTCTTGCAGCAGTATGATTCGGTGATCTCACTGCACGTCTCCCAAAAATTGAGCGGCACCTTTGATGTATGCAAAAAAGCCGCGGAACAGGTCGATCCTTCCCGCATTCATGTCGTGAACTCGAGAACCCTGTCCGGCGCATTCGGTCTCCTCGCCTATGAAACGGCAGCGGATATCGAGGCGGGAAAATCGTTTGAGGAAGTTAAGGAAGCCCTATATCAGCGCATTGCACGGTCCGAGATTCTGGTCAGTGTGAAGAACTTAAAGCACATGATCCGCGGCGGTCGCGTCAGCCCGCTTCAGGGAAAAGTGGCAAGGCTTCTGAACATGAAGCCGATCGTCTCTGTCGACGGGGACGGGAATTCACTGCTTTACGGGAAGACGTTCTTCTCAAGTTCTAGTGTGGGGAAGATGTTTAAGCAGGTGGAGGCGATTCACAGCCGGCACGGCGTGAAATCGTATGTGCTGTTAAACGCCGGGGCCCCGGAGGCGATGGCGGACTGTGAGGCAAACATGAAGCGCATCACCGGACAGGAGCCGCTGTACACGACGAGCGTGTCACCAGTAATTGGCGGCAATGCCGGCAAGGGGGCCATCAGTGTTGCAATGATGTTGAATGAAGATAACGCGAGGGGTGGCGCTTAA
- a CDS encoding DUF1295 domain-containing protein, which produces MMLELYLYTAIAIFVFMTTVFIIAQIITDNSIVDIAWGFGFVIAAWVSMLATQEFTTRQLIVTGLVTVWGFRLGIFLWIRSIGRGEDYRYQNFRKNWGKHAVRKAFFRVFMLQGAFMLLLAYPILRVHASDGPGVDFFMIAGILVWLVGFFFQVVGDAQLQKFKKNKTHPEQILKSGVWRYTRHPNYFGEATMWWGIFLIVLPVELGWTAVFSALFINFLLLRVSGVPFLDERYKDNQDYQQYKRETNNFVPWFPKKED; this is translated from the coding sequence ATGATGCTTGAACTGTATCTCTATACCGCTATTGCCATCTTTGTGTTTATGACGACGGTTTTTATCATCGCACAGATCATCACAGACAATTCCATTGTCGACATCGCCTGGGGATTCGGCTTTGTCATTGCCGCATGGGTCAGTATGCTCGCGACACAGGAGTTCACGACCAGACAGCTCATTGTGACGGGACTCGTCACCGTCTGGGGTTTCCGGCTCGGGATCTTTCTCTGGATCCGTTCGATTGGCCGGGGAGAAGATTACCGCTATCAGAATTTCCGCAAGAACTGGGGAAAGCACGCCGTACGGAAAGCATTTTTCCGCGTATTCATGCTGCAGGGAGCGTTTATGCTGCTGTTGGCCTATCCGATTTTGCGCGTCCATGCATCTGACGGACCGGGCGTGGACTTCTTTATGATCGCAGGTATTCTCGTATGGCTTGTCGGTTTCTTCTTCCAAGTCGTTGGCGATGCTCAGCTCCAGAAGTTCAAGAAGAATAAAACACATCCTGAGCAAATTCTTAAATCCGGCGTTTGGCGCTATACGCGTCATCCGAACTACTTTGGTGAAGCAACCATGTGGTGGGGGATTTTCCTGATTGTCCTTCCTGTTGAACTCGGTTGGACAGCCGTCTTCAGCGCATTGTTTATCAACTTCCTGCTCCTCAGAGTGTCCGGCGTGCCGTTTCTTGACGAACGCTATAAAGACAATCAGGACTATCAGCAGTACAAGCGGGAAACAAATAATTTCGTACCTTGGTTTCCGAAAAAAGAAGATTAA
- the nrfD gene encoding NrfD/PsrC family molybdoenzyme membrane anchor subunit: MSAQNKMKPVTLAALIGVLVLLGLGIFGSVNTLVQGQTLFGSSDEVPWNLLIVAYVFLALMASGMCMFASATHLLGAKQYQFLGKRAIFLAIIVVIPALVVLSMELGRLDRVYQFILNPNPQAPMWWMGVVYGIYVVLLLVEFAAMHLKNKKLMHYMSYFTLAGAIAATSVLGGIFAVTYQRPFWAGDATSVFFVLSAALSGVALLIIVAYLTAQVSGKKREQLVRSNMTGLTKIMGAGIIIALGFNAWRMIALSYTGSLDYELLLSGQYALMYWGGAIALGLIIPLIMIIATRNPAVVMTASAFVIIGMFMDKYVTIIGGQLVQPYTTLTEVATYSTTPTEWFIFVGGMAGSVLLYMIGVKYLKLDETPGHEEEMEAELVNQNKAG; the protein is encoded by the coding sequence ATGTCTGCTCAAAATAAAATGAAACCAGTCACGTTAGCTGCACTGATCGGAGTATTAGTCTTACTCGGTCTCGGGATCTTCGGTTCAGTCAATACGTTGGTACAAGGGCAAACGCTTTTTGGATCATCGGATGAAGTACCTTGGAACTTATTAATCGTGGCTTACGTATTTCTCGCTTTGATGGCGAGTGGGATGTGTATGTTCGCATCAGCAACGCATTTGCTTGGAGCAAAGCAGTATCAGTTTTTAGGAAAGAGAGCGATCTTTCTTGCGATTATCGTGGTGATTCCTGCTCTTGTTGTTCTTTCAATGGAGCTTGGAAGACTCGATCGTGTTTACCAATTCATTTTGAATCCAAATCCACAAGCACCAATGTGGTGGATGGGTGTCGTTTATGGAATTTATGTAGTACTTTTGCTTGTTGAATTTGCAGCGATGCATCTTAAGAACAAGAAATTGATGCACTACATGTCCTACTTCACTCTTGCCGGTGCTATTGCTGCAACAAGTGTATTGGGCGGTATCTTTGCAGTAACCTATCAACGTCCTTTCTGGGCAGGGGATGCAACAAGCGTATTCTTCGTTCTTTCAGCAGCGCTCTCTGGTGTTGCACTCTTAATCATCGTAGCTTATCTTACTGCTCAAGTAAGCGGCAAAAAGAGAGAACAGCTTGTGCGCAGCAATATGACAGGACTGACGAAAATTATGGGAGCCGGGATTATTATTGCGCTGGGATTTAACGCATGGCGCATGATTGCACTCTCTTACACAGGTTCTTTGGATTATGAATTGCTCTTAAGCGGGCAATATGCCTTGATGTACTGGGGTGGAGCAATTGCTTTGGGCTTGATTATACCTCTTATTATGATCATAGCCACAAGAAATCCGGCAGTAGTTATGACAGCATCTGCTTTTGTGATTATCGGGATGTTCATGGATAAATATGTTACAATTATTGGTGGACAACTGGTCCAGCCATATACAACGCTCACTGAAGTAGCAACATACTCCACGACACCAACTGAATGGTTTATCTTTGTTGGGGGTATGGCCGGATCTGTCCTTCTTTACATGATCGGGGTTAAGTATCTCAAACTCGATGAAACACCTGGACATGAGGAAGAAATGGAAGCAGAATTGGTTAATCAGAATAAAGCAGGATAA
- a CDS encoding TorD/DmsD family molecular chaperone, whose product MSNAELGEFHYKANLFKVLSELYKEPGADLPGYMDYLIEALEELQPALALKAEDLADELDKYQLSHNENKLVIDYAKLFVGPFDMKAPPYGSVYLDDGRRLMGDSTTAVEKFYSETGVEKLNVYHQPADHISVELEFMYYLYFKYVESGELKYLDRMQRFMQQFLFTWIFKFAKKIRENANEPFYLKLAQLTEEIIEWEAHQLEIQV is encoded by the coding sequence ATGAGTAATGCAGAATTAGGAGAGTTCCATTATAAAGCCAATCTCTTCAAAGTATTAAGCGAATTGTATAAAGAGCCGGGTGCGGATTTACCCGGCTACATGGACTATTTAATCGAGGCCTTGGAAGAACTTCAACCTGCATTGGCTCTGAAGGCCGAAGATCTGGCTGATGAACTCGATAAATATCAACTGTCGCATAATGAGAATAAATTAGTCATTGATTATGCCAAGCTTTTTGTCGGGCCTTTCGATATGAAAGCACCGCCATATGGATCGGTTTATTTGGATGATGGTCGACGTTTGATGGGTGATTCGACGACTGCTGTAGAGAAATTCTACAGTGAAACAGGCGTCGAGAAACTGAATGTCTATCATCAGCCGGCAGATCATATTTCTGTGGAGCTTGAATTTATGTACTACCTGTATTTCAAATATGTAGAGTCAGGAGAATTGAAATACTTAGATAGAATGCAGCGCTTTATGCAGCAGTTTTTGTTTACATGGATCTTCAAGTTCGCGAAGAAGATACGGGAAAATGCTAATGAACCGTTTTATTTAAAGCTGGCTCAATTGACAGAGGAAATCATCGAATGGGAAGCGCATCAATTGGAAATACAGGTGTGA
- a CDS encoding 4Fe-4S dicluster domain-containing protein, giving the protein MAKKNYAMTIDLQACIGCAGCAVTCKNENNTDDGVNWMHYTKKESGQFPNIRYDFMPTLCNHCDHAPCVMACPVTAMYKDEDGLTLHDADRCIGCKACMTACPYGVISFNKKDPHQYWNENNAWSELSATPKEVQESAGADLPYYNPERDYNYEAIRYRGIVEKCQFCDHRLARDEQPYCVERCPSEAMYVGDLNDPDDKIHELLKYSHEGLKEELGTKPKVFYLRKFSK; this is encoded by the coding sequence ATGGCTAAGAAAAATTATGCAATGACGATAGATTTACAGGCGTGTATCGGCTGTGCCGGCTGTGCGGTCACTTGTAAAAACGAGAACAATACAGACGACGGTGTCAATTGGATGCACTATACAAAAAAGGAATCCGGACAGTTTCCGAATATCCGATACGATTTCATGCCAACCCTTTGTAATCACTGTGATCATGCGCCATGTGTCATGGCGTGCCCGGTCACAGCGATGTACAAAGATGAGGATGGATTAACGCTGCATGACGCAGACCGGTGTATTGGTTGTAAAGCATGTATGACAGCATGCCCGTATGGTGTTATTTCCTTTAATAAAAAGGATCCGCACCAGTACTGGAATGAAAACAATGCATGGAGTGAGCTTTCAGCTACACCGAAAGAAGTACAAGAAAGTGCTGGAGCAGATCTGCCATATTACAACCCGGAACGTGATTATAACTACGAAGCAATTCGCTATCGCGGAATCGTTGAGAAATGTCAGTTCTGTGATCACAGACTAGCTCGCGATGAACAGCCATACTGTGTAGAGAGATGTCCATCTGAAGCGATGTATGTCGGCGACTTGAACGATCCGGATGACAAAATTCATGAGCTGTTAAAATACAGTCATGAAGGGTTAAAAGAAGAGCTTGGAACGAAGCCAAAAGTCTTCTACTTGCGAAAGTTCAGTAAATAA